One Aquamicrobium sp. genomic region harbors:
- a CDS encoding phospholipase D family protein: MLKKIGLTLAVVIAILAAAHILFRPPSLEGRTVSEAVEASVSTALGAALLAPAARQGGESGVLPLLDGPDAFAARVALIRAAEVALDVRYYIWNRDATGLILLDELRKAAERGVRIRLLLDDNGIGGLDEDLAALDALPNVEVRLFNPFILRSFKTLGYAFDFVRLNRRMHNKSLTVDGAVSILGGRNIGDIYFGFGTGVGYIDTDVMVAGQAAADIGSDFDRYWQSRSSHPIDRIVDDPGQGSLDRLISDAKEAGESAEGRLYAERLRQSDIVTRMAAGQLTLEWVKVALVSDDPAKGLGEAENRDLLFTQLMTLLSRPSRSVDIVSAYFVPGREFTAALARAADQGVSVRILTNSQAATDVVVVHSAYVKYRPDLLRSGVELYELKPEFAVQDEPDARGLVGSSSASLHSKTLAVDGERIFIGSFNFDLRSLLLNTEMGVVIDSPRMACGLSAAYSERYRLMSYVPKLTDDGAMVWDEVGIDGKPIRHEEEPGTNTLSRFSLWFLGLLPIEWLL; encoded by the coding sequence GTGCTGAAGAAGATCGGCCTGACGCTGGCTGTGGTCATCGCGATTCTGGCCGCCGCCCATATCCTATTCAGGCCCCCCTCGCTGGAGGGACGGACCGTCTCCGAGGCCGTCGAAGCGTCGGTATCGACCGCGCTCGGCGCGGCCCTGCTGGCACCGGCAGCGCGACAGGGCGGAGAGAGCGGCGTCTTGCCGTTGCTCGATGGCCCTGATGCTTTCGCGGCCCGCGTAGCGCTGATTCGTGCTGCCGAGGTGGCCCTCGACGTCCGGTACTACATCTGGAACCGTGACGCGACCGGGCTGATCCTGCTTGACGAGTTGCGCAAGGCGGCTGAGCGCGGGGTGCGCATTCGCCTCCTGCTTGATGATAACGGCATAGGCGGTCTCGATGAGGATCTCGCCGCCCTCGACGCTTTGCCGAACGTCGAAGTCAGACTGTTCAATCCTTTCATCCTGCGCAGCTTCAAGACGCTCGGCTACGCGTTCGATTTCGTTCGGCTGAATCGGCGGATGCACAACAAGTCGCTCACCGTGGACGGAGCGGTCAGCATCCTTGGCGGCCGTAACATCGGCGACATCTATTTCGGATTCGGGACAGGCGTCGGGTACATCGATACCGACGTCATGGTCGCGGGTCAGGCCGCCGCCGACATCGGCAGCGACTTCGACCGCTACTGGCAAAGCCGTTCCTCCCACCCGATCGATCGAATCGTCGACGATCCGGGGCAGGGTTCGCTCGACCGGCTGATTTCGGACGCGAAGGAGGCGGGGGAATCGGCGGAGGGCAGGCTCTATGCCGAACGGCTGCGGCAATCCGACATCGTCACCCGGATGGCCGCGGGCCAGTTGACGCTCGAATGGGTCAAGGTCGCGCTGGTCAGCGACGATCCCGCCAAGGGACTTGGAGAGGCCGAGAACCGCGACCTGCTTTTCACTCAACTGATGACGCTGCTGTCCAGGCCGTCACGTTCGGTCGATATTGTCTCCGCCTACTTCGTTCCGGGCAGGGAATTCACGGCCGCGCTGGCTCGAGCTGCAGATCAGGGCGTCAGCGTGCGGATACTCACCAATTCGCAGGCGGCTACCGATGTGGTCGTCGTGCATAGCGCCTATGTGAAGTATCGGCCGGATCTGTTGCGCTCGGGCGTTGAGCTTTACGAACTGAAGCCCGAGTTCGCGGTGCAGGACGAACCCGACGCCCGAGGGCTCGTAGGCTCGTCCAGCGCAAGCCTTCATTCCAAGACCCTCGCTGTCGACGGAGAGCGGATCTTTATCGGCTCGTTCAATTTCGATCTGCGTTCCCTGCTCCTCAATACCGAGATGGGCGTCGTCATCGACAGTCCGCGCATGGCATGCGGGCTTTCCGCCGCCTATTCGGAACGCTATCGGCTGATGAGTTACGTGCCGAAACTGACCGACGACGGCGCGATGGTGTGGGACGAAGTCGGAATTGACGGAAAGCCGATCCGCCACGAGGAGGAACCGGGAACGAATACCCTGTCGCGCTTTTCCCTCTGGTTTCTCGGTCTGCTCCCGATCGAATGGCTGCTTTGA
- a CDS encoding cation-translocating P-type ATPase, which yields MIVQTFAPMTGDPSFESSDAVAHALGVDPAVGLTTAEVSRRQEQYGPNELRQRVQRPLWRRILAQFADPLTYLLLAAVAVATAAWLIEGHESWPVDAVVIAAVIFFNAALGFTQERKAANAVAALARMTAVTSSVLRDGERRRVPSAELVPGDVLLLEEGDAVGADARLLAATALSVQEASLTGESEAVLKDPKPLPVPAPLAERTPMVFKGTAVVQGTGRAVVTATGMRTEMGAIATMLDETQEGATPLQREVALIGRMLGVAVVVIAAIVVATILILSPIDDVGDVVDVLLLGVSLAVAAVPEGLPAILSLVLALGVQRMAAHKAVVKNLSSVETLGAATVICSDKTGTLTRSEMTIQRIVTASGDSSVTGVGYAPQGRIETVNHTPLGAAARAEHIVVLSGGSLASNADLRQTQDGTWEIQGDPTEAAFLVAERKLGIDNRRKKRFERVTEIPFSSDRKMMSSIERDLEHEGELVIITKGAPDVLIGRCSRVRVGMDIVSFDDARRAEALGDVERLSGEALRTLAVAYRPLAEEESVAPGEGLEQDLIFVGIVGIIDPPREEAALAIAEAHRAGIRVMMITGDHPRTAARIAAMLGIAGPDARVLTGADLDSLDESALAAAVRKTTVYARVAPVHKLRIVDALQADGNVVAMTGDGVNDAPALKSADIGIAMGITGAEVTKEAAKMILADDNFATIVAAVREGRAIFDNIRKFLRYLLSSNMGEVLTVFFGVVGAGVIGLDGGSSGQGLIAPLLATQILWINLITDSGPALAMGVDPETEDVMARPPRRAGERAIDSPMWRGVIEIGLVMAVATLLTIDFYLPAGLIEGNHTLAEARTAGFTVLVFAQLFNCFSARSETVSAFINLFGNRWLWGAVVFAVVLQVAVVHVAPLNVAFGTNPLSLDQWLLCALMGSMVLWYAETRKWVLRRLSVASHAS from the coding sequence ATGATCGTGCAAACTTTTGCGCCCATGACGGGTGATCCTTCTTTCGAATCTTCCGACGCGGTTGCGCACGCGCTTGGCGTCGACCCCGCTGTCGGCCTTACAACAGCGGAGGTCTCGCGGCGTCAGGAGCAGTATGGCCCCAACGAGTTGCGGCAGAGGGTGCAACGACCGCTCTGGCGACGTATCCTGGCGCAATTTGCTGATCCTTTGACGTATCTCCTGCTCGCCGCGGTGGCTGTGGCGACTGCGGCCTGGCTGATCGAGGGCCATGAGAGCTGGCCTGTCGATGCAGTCGTGATCGCAGCTGTCATCTTTTTCAACGCAGCACTTGGCTTTACCCAGGAACGAAAGGCCGCCAACGCCGTCGCTGCCTTGGCCCGGATGACGGCGGTGACGTCATCGGTTCTTCGTGATGGCGAGCGCCGGCGGGTTCCGAGCGCTGAACTGGTTCCGGGTGACGTGTTGCTCCTTGAAGAAGGCGATGCCGTGGGCGCGGACGCACGGCTTCTCGCCGCAACCGCGCTCAGCGTTCAGGAAGCGTCGCTCACAGGCGAAAGCGAAGCGGTGCTGAAAGATCCGAAACCTTTACCAGTTCCAGCACCGCTCGCGGAGCGGACGCCGATGGTTTTCAAAGGCACGGCTGTCGTCCAGGGAACCGGCCGCGCGGTCGTGACCGCGACCGGCATGCGTACCGAAATGGGCGCGATCGCCACGATGCTCGACGAAACCCAGGAAGGGGCAACGCCGCTTCAGAGGGAGGTGGCACTTATCGGACGAATGCTGGGTGTCGCCGTGGTCGTCATTGCTGCAATCGTGGTGGCGACGATCCTGATCTTGTCGCCGATCGATGATGTCGGCGATGTCGTTGACGTGCTGCTGCTCGGTGTTTCACTCGCTGTCGCGGCCGTCCCTGAGGGCTTGCCGGCAATCCTGTCGTTGGTGCTGGCGCTCGGCGTTCAACGCATGGCGGCCCACAAGGCCGTAGTAAAGAACCTGTCCTCTGTCGAAACCCTCGGTGCGGCCACGGTCATCTGTTCGGATAAGACGGGGACGTTGACGCGCTCGGAAATGACGATCCAGCGCATAGTGACAGCCTCCGGAGATAGCAGCGTCACCGGTGTCGGCTACGCGCCGCAGGGCCGGATCGAGACAGTGAACCACACACCGCTGGGCGCCGCCGCAAGGGCCGAGCACATCGTGGTGCTTAGCGGCGGAAGTCTCGCGAGCAATGCCGACCTTCGGCAAACGCAAGACGGGACGTGGGAAATTCAGGGCGATCCCACTGAAGCGGCGTTTCTGGTGGCGGAAAGGAAACTCGGTATCGATAACCGCCGAAAGAAGCGCTTCGAGCGCGTCACGGAAATCCCGTTCAGTTCCGACCGCAAGATGATGTCGAGCATCGAGCGCGACCTCGAACATGAAGGCGAACTGGTCATCATCACGAAGGGAGCACCCGATGTGTTGATCGGCCGGTGCAGCCGCGTTCGGGTCGGCATGGATATCGTATCGTTTGACGACGCTCGTCGCGCTGAAGCGCTGGGCGACGTTGAACGCCTTTCAGGCGAGGCGCTGCGCACGCTTGCCGTTGCATACCGGCCACTTGCGGAGGAGGAAAGTGTAGCCCCGGGGGAGGGGCTCGAACAGGACCTGATCTTCGTCGGTATCGTAGGCATCATCGATCCGCCGCGCGAGGAAGCCGCCCTGGCGATCGCTGAGGCGCATCGTGCGGGCATCCGCGTCATGATGATTACCGGCGATCATCCGCGCACCGCGGCTCGCATCGCCGCCATGCTCGGCATCGCCGGTCCGGACGCAAGGGTGTTGACCGGCGCCGACCTGGATAGCCTGGACGAAAGCGCCCTTGCCGCCGCTGTGCGGAAGACAACCGTCTATGCCCGGGTGGCGCCCGTCCACAAGCTGCGCATCGTCGATGCCTTGCAAGCCGATGGCAATGTGGTCGCGATGACCGGAGACGGTGTGAACGACGCGCCGGCGCTGAAATCGGCGGATATCGGGATTGCGATGGGCATCACCGGCGCCGAGGTTACGAAGGAAGCCGCCAAGATGATCCTGGCGGACGACAATTTCGCCACCATCGTCGCGGCGGTCCGCGAGGGCCGCGCGATCTTCGACAATATCCGGAAGTTCCTGCGCTATCTCCTCTCCTCGAACATGGGTGAGGTGCTGACGGTGTTTTTCGGCGTCGTCGGCGCCGGCGTGATTGGGCTGGACGGTGGGAGTAGCGGCCAGGGCCTGATCGCCCCGCTGCTCGCCACGCAAATCCTCTGGATCAATCTGATCACCGATTCCGGTCCCGCGCTCGCGATGGGCGTGGACCCGGAAACGGAGGACGTCATGGCGAGGCCACCGCGCCGCGCCGGCGAGCGTGCGATCGACAGCCCGATGTGGAGGGGTGTCATCGAGATCGGGCTGGTGATGGCGGTGGCCACCCTGCTCACCATCGATTTTTATCTGCCGGCGGGATTGATTGAAGGCAACCACACATTGGCCGAGGCGCGCACGGCCGGCTTCACCGTGCTGGTCTTCGCGCAGCTGTTCAACTGCTTCAGCGCGCGGTCCGAGACAGTGAGCGCCTTTATCAACCTGTTCGGCAATCGCTGGCTTTGGGGCGCTGTCGTTTTCGCCGTCGTGCTGCAGGTGGCGGTGGTCCATGTCGCGCCGCTTAACGTCGCTTTCGGCACCAATCCTCTGTCGCTCGATCAATGGCTTCTATGCGCGCTGATGGGAAGCATGGTGCTATGGTACGCCGAAACTCGAAAATGGGTGCTGCGTCGCCTGAGTGTTGCAAGCCATGCGTCCTGA
- a CDS encoding universal stress protein has translation MSTGPFKSILVGIPGGERVETPALKAAIAIAQRSQAVVSLYVFAPSISEPLPISNARAVGWLEAESARLETLSAAATHAAGKVIARAGVDFVAEHPHSPFETGSYRFVHIARVNDITVLDAVDAADAALREAAEDVLFDSGRPVLLVPPHGGAASPQRIVVAWDGSARCARAVRDALPLLAAASMVVAVTVTGEKDLSRMAPGSDLATYLALHCIDCKLATLVAERRDVAERLRLFVAEEEIDTIVMGAFVHSRFRQAILGGVTSSLLDQPPVQLFMAH, from the coding sequence ATGTCCACAGGACCGTTCAAATCCATTCTGGTCGGCATTCCAGGCGGTGAGAGGGTCGAAACGCCGGCCCTGAAAGCCGCGATCGCGATAGCCCAGCGCTCCCAGGCCGTGGTTTCGCTTTACGTCTTCGCACCATCTATCAGTGAACCCTTGCCGATATCCAATGCTAGAGCAGTTGGCTGGCTGGAGGCTGAGAGTGCAAGGCTAGAAACGCTCAGTGCCGCCGCAACGCATGCGGCCGGCAAGGTGATCGCGCGGGCAGGCGTTGATTTTGTTGCCGAGCATCCGCACTCCCCGTTCGAGACAGGGTCGTACCGATTCGTCCATATAGCGCGGGTCAACGACATCACAGTGCTGGATGCGGTCGATGCCGCCGATGCGGCTCTCCGGGAGGCTGCCGAAGATGTTTTGTTCGATAGCGGAAGGCCTGTGCTACTCGTGCCTCCTCATGGCGGCGCGGCATCACCGCAACGGATTGTCGTCGCCTGGGACGGCAGCGCTCGCTGTGCGCGTGCAGTCCGGGATGCGTTGCCGCTTCTTGCCGCCGCGTCGATGGTCGTGGCCGTCACGGTGACGGGGGAGAAGGATCTCTCGCGCATGGCACCTGGATCAGACCTTGCCACTTATCTGGCCCTGCATTGCATTGACTGCAAGCTTGCTACCCTTGTGGCCGAGCGGCGTGACGTAGCCGAACGGCTGCGCCTTTTCGTGGCGGAAGAGGAGATCGACACGATCGTCATGGGCGCATTCGTACATTCGCGTTTCAGGCAGGCAATCCTTGGCGGGGTCACGAGTTCCTTGCTCGACCAACCTCCGGTTCAATTGTTCATGGCTCACTAG
- a CDS encoding cytochrome c3 family protein has translation MRRILIPLVALCTILPAASAYLSHTMSSNAQEANGETPIYVMPKSGPFAPEQVAIPQSEYIAAWARSGHSDASSVSFSYWNDAGSIPPVCSVCHSGVGFRSFHGLDGSTPGLPEHPVPVGGVVDCETCHNPGLASISAISLPSGLSHPVNAGEASCMTCHQSRAAGAMVERAVSGKAEDTPDPALTFINPHYATAAATLLGGYGGMGYQYAGKDYSGRFLHARPVSTCASCHDPHSLSVAEETCLTCHADGKAENIRISRNSFDGSGDLKKGIRADIAANAARLMGMLEDYATRVAGVPIHYDGHQHPYFFTDANGDGVADLADGKPVPYNAWTPRLLRAAYNWKFIGSDAGIHVHNPHYALELLYDSMEDLADPLDIDFAGLNLMR, from the coding sequence ATGCGCCGAATCCTGATACCGCTCGTCGCTCTCTGCACGATCCTGCCGGCTGCCAGTGCGTATCTCAGCCACACCATGAGCAGCAACGCGCAGGAGGCCAACGGCGAAACTCCAATCTACGTCATGCCCAAATCGGGACCCTTTGCTCCCGAACAGGTAGCGATCCCGCAAAGTGAATACATCGCGGCGTGGGCGCGTTCGGGCCATTCGGACGCGTCGTCGGTTTCCTTTTCCTACTGGAACGATGCAGGGTCCATCCCACCTGTTTGCTCTGTCTGCCATTCAGGCGTCGGCTTTCGATCGTTCCACGGCCTGGACGGCAGCACGCCTGGCCTGCCCGAGCATCCGGTGCCGGTAGGGGGTGTCGTCGACTGTGAGACCTGCCACAATCCCGGACTGGCGTCGATAAGCGCGATCTCGCTGCCGAGCGGCCTCAGCCACCCCGTCAATGCCGGAGAGGCATCTTGCATGACCTGTCACCAGAGTCGGGCGGCGGGCGCCATGGTCGAACGCGCGGTGAGCGGCAAGGCTGAAGACACCCCCGATCCCGCCCTCACATTCATCAATCCACATTATGCGACGGCTGCGGCGACGCTGCTCGGCGGCTATGGCGGGATGGGCTATCAATACGCTGGGAAAGACTATTCCGGCCGCTTCCTGCATGCACGCCCGGTCTCGACCTGCGCATCCTGCCACGACCCGCATAGTCTGAGCGTGGCGGAAGAGACCTGTCTGACCTGCCACGCCGACGGCAAGGCGGAGAACATCCGCATTTCGCGCAACAGCTTCGACGGCAGCGGCGACCTGAAAAAAGGCATACGCGCCGACATTGCAGCCAACGCGGCGCGGCTCATGGGAATGCTGGAGGACTATGCGACCAGGGTCGCCGGCGTGCCGATCCACTACGACGGCCACCAGCATCCCTATTTCTTCACGGACGCCAATGGCGATGGTGTCGCCGACTTGGCGGACGGCAAGCCGGTTCCCTATAATGCGTGGACCCCGCGCTTGCTGAGGGCAGCCTACAACTGGAAGTTCATCGGTTCCGATGCTGGCATCCACGTCCACAACCCCCACTATGCGCTGGAGTTGCTTTACGATTCGATGGAGGACTTGGCCGACCCGCTGGACATCGATTTTGCCGGGTTGAACCTGATGCGGTGA
- a CDS encoding acetoin reductase, with the protein MSVKDKIVLITGASQGIGRGIALRLAKDGANVALVDIKADKLEDVRKEVETLGAKATTFVTDVSKRDEVYAAIDHAEKELGGFDVIINNAGIAQVKPLADVQPEDLDRIFRINIDGVVWGIQAAAAKFKARGRKGKIINASSIAGHDGFAMLGVYSATKFAVRALTQAAAKEYASAGITVNAYCPGIVGTDMWVEIDERFSELTGAAKGSTYKKFVEGIALGRAQTPEDVAALVAFLSSDDSDYITGQAILTDGGIVYR; encoded by the coding sequence ATGTCTGTCAAAGATAAGATTGTACTGATCACGGGAGCAAGTCAGGGAATAGGGCGAGGCATCGCGCTGCGTCTGGCGAAGGACGGGGCCAATGTCGCACTCGTCGACATCAAGGCCGACAAGCTGGAAGACGTGCGCAAGGAAGTGGAGACGCTTGGCGCAAAGGCCACCACCTTTGTCACTGATGTCAGCAAGCGCGACGAGGTCTATGCTGCGATCGATCACGCCGAGAAAGAACTCGGGGGCTTCGACGTTATCATCAACAACGCCGGAATCGCACAGGTGAAGCCGCTGGCCGATGTGCAGCCCGAGGACCTCGACCGCATCTTCCGGATCAATATCGACGGCGTCGTCTGGGGAATCCAGGCTGCGGCCGCCAAGTTCAAGGCGCGCGGTCGCAAAGGCAAGATCATCAACGCCTCGTCAATCGCCGGCCATGACGGCTTCGCCATGCTTGGTGTCTATTCGGCGACCAAATTCGCCGTGCGCGCGTTGACGCAGGCTGCAGCCAAGGAATATGCCAGTGCCGGCATCACCGTGAACGCCTACTGTCCCGGTATCGTCGGCACGGACATGTGGGTCGAGATCGACGAGCGCTTCTCGGAGCTGACTGGCGCTGCCAAGGGCTCGACCTACAAGAAGTTCGTTGAAGGTATTGCGCTCGGCCGGGCCCAGACGCCGGAGGACGTGGCAGCCCTGGTCGCCTTTTTGTCGAGCGATGATTCCGACTACATCACCGGCCAGGCAATCCTGACCGATGGTGGTATCGTTTACCGTTGA
- a CDS encoding AI-2E family transporter, giving the protein MRTIEDQAFLWLLVGTSLAFGYIIWPYFGAVLWGIVAAIVFAPLYRRLLKATGRRAGLAAMLTVVLVVLLVIVPLMLIASSLVVEANSLYNSIQSGRLDVNQYLNDVGKTLPAWVKDLLDRFDLSNFETIRERLSQLFTQFLQSLLARAVTVGQATFEFIVALGVMLYLLFFLLRDGSSLTRRIKDAIPLHAAQRDALIEKFTVVVRATVKGSVLVAALQGALGGLIFWLLGLHAPVLWAVVMAFFALLPAVGASIVWLPVALYLLISGATWKAIILVAYGMLVIGLIDNLLRPVLVGKSTRMPDYLVLISTLGGISIAGLNGFVIGPMVAAMFIAVWDMFTTTRGTSNGSTLIPPAEADRSSLE; this is encoded by the coding sequence ATGCGCACAATAGAGGACCAAGCATTTCTGTGGCTCCTCGTCGGGACCTCGCTCGCATTCGGTTACATCATATGGCCCTACTTCGGTGCGGTGCTCTGGGGCATCGTAGCCGCAATCGTCTTCGCCCCGCTTTATCGTCGCCTTTTGAAGGCGACGGGCCGGCGCGCCGGCCTCGCGGCCATGCTTACGGTCGTGCTGGTCGTTCTCCTGGTCATCGTTCCGCTGATGCTGATCGCATCGTCGCTGGTGGTCGAGGCCAACAGCCTCTACAATAGCATCCAGTCGGGACGGCTGGATGTAAATCAGTATCTCAACGACGTCGGCAAGACACTGCCCGCCTGGGTCAAAGACCTGCTTGACCGTTTCGATCTTTCCAACTTCGAGACGATCCGCGAGCGGCTGTCACAACTGTTCACCCAGTTCCTCCAGTCGCTCCTCGCGCGCGCGGTGACCGTCGGGCAGGCCACGTTCGAGTTCATCGTGGCTCTCGGCGTGATGCTGTACCTGCTGTTCTTCCTGTTGAGGGACGGCTCGAGCCTGACGCGCCGGATCAAGGACGCCATCCCGTTGCACGCCGCGCAGCGGGACGCACTCATCGAGAAGTTCACGGTCGTCGTTCGCGCGACCGTCAAGGGCTCAGTCCTCGTTGCCGCCCTGCAGGGCGCGCTCGGCGGTCTGATCTTCTGGCTGCTTGGTCTTCATGCGCCCGTGTTATGGGCGGTGGTAATGGCCTTCTTCGCGCTGCTGCCGGCTGTCGGGGCGAGCATCGTCTGGCTACCCGTCGCGCTCTATCTGTTGATATCTGGGGCGACCTGGAAAGCGATCATCCTGGTTGCCTACGGCATGCTGGTTATCGGTCTCATCGACAATCTCCTGCGGCCCGTGCTTGTCGGCAAGTCCACAAGGATGCCGGACTACCTGGTCCTGATCTCCACCCTCGGCGGCATTTCGATCGCTGGCCTCAACGGGTTCGTCATCGGTCCAATGGTTGCTGCCATGTTCATCGCTGTATGGGACATGTTCACGACCACCCGCGGCACATCGAATGGCTCAACACTGATTCCGCCAGCGGAGGCAGACCGATCCTCGTTGGAATGA
- a CDS encoding HdeD family acid-resistance protein, which produces MIATIFGPIANKDLMLLRERWGLLLAFGLAICGLGIVAFFNVTIATVASIYYVGATMLIAGILQIAYAFQVSGWRPFLNWFLIGLLYSVAGVLAFFNPLLASSVLTLLLGFSLLVVGVLRIAAGFSLRPASFASWMLAAGTVTLLAGIIVLAGWPLNSLWLIGMLLAVDLAFHGVALAVFAIMLKRSHQAG; this is translated from the coding sequence ATGATTGCCACAATATTCGGTCCGATCGCGAACAAGGATCTGATGCTGCTGCGCGAACGGTGGGGACTGCTGCTGGCATTCGGGCTTGCGATCTGCGGCCTTGGCATCGTTGCGTTCTTCAACGTCACGATCGCCACGGTGGCTTCGATCTATTATGTCGGCGCCACGATGCTGATCGCGGGGATATTGCAGATTGCCTACGCTTTTCAGGTGAGTGGGTGGCGACCGTTCCTGAACTGGTTTCTGATAGGCCTGCTTTATTCGGTCGCGGGTGTCCTTGCATTCTTCAATCCGCTGCTTGCCTCGTCGGTTCTGACTCTGCTTCTCGGGTTCAGCCTTCTGGTGGTGGGCGTGTTGCGGATTGCGGCCGGCTTCTCGCTCCGGCCGGCGAGTTTTGCGAGCTGGATGTTGGCGGCCGGAACGGTCACGCTCCTTGCCGGGATCATCGTCCTGGCGGGCTGGCCTCTCAACAGTCTCTGGCTGATCGGAATGCTGCTCGCGGTCGATCTGGCTTTTCACGGGGTAGCGCTGGCGGTGTTCGCCATCATGCTCAAGCGCTCGCATCAAGCGGGTTAG
- a CDS encoding patatin-like phospholipase family protein: MVGANGYKVGLALGGGAARGWSHIGVIEALLEAGIEPVAIAGTSMGALVGGAYAAGRLDALRKWAEALDRKAMVSLLDISLTRGGVVDGQRIQNLLVELGIGQLIESFPVAFAAVATDLADGSEIWLEKGPAAAAIRASISMPGIFSPVLLEVRWLVDGGLINRVPVSTCRALGADFVIAVSVSEGLLDRRREKLRAGLGGNEDAEREARVSQMLGQVPAGLRSPAEHILPYLVKGGPQSPGYFDVLVNSLNIMQERITRSRLAGEPPHVMIAPEVASINLLEFDRAKETIAAGRAAVERTIGAIRDMLSC; this comes from the coding sequence GTGGTTGGCGCCAATGGCTACAAGGTAGGTCTGGCGCTCGGCGGCGGCGCCGCGCGAGGGTGGTCGCATATCGGCGTCATCGAAGCGCTGCTCGAAGCGGGCATCGAGCCAGTCGCCATTGCCGGCACCTCGATGGGCGCATTGGTCGGTGGCGCCTATGCCGCCGGCAGGCTCGACGCGCTACGGAAATGGGCCGAAGCGTTGGACCGAAAGGCCATGGTGTCGCTCCTCGACATTAGCCTTACCAGGGGCGGTGTCGTCGATGGACAACGTATCCAGAACCTCTTGGTCGAATTGGGCATTGGCCAGTTGATTGAATCCTTTCCCGTTGCGTTCGCGGCGGTGGCGACCGATCTGGCCGACGGGAGCGAAATCTGGCTGGAGAAGGGACCGGCGGCGGCCGCGATACGCGCCTCGATCTCGATGCCCGGGATTTTCAGCCCGGTCTTGCTGGAAGTCAGGTGGCTCGTCGATGGCGGGTTGATCAACCGAGTTCCGGTCTCGACCTGTCGCGCGCTTGGCGCGGACTTTGTCATCGCCGTCAGCGTCAGCGAGGGGCTTCTGGACCGACGCAGGGAAAAGCTGCGCGCCGGCCTCGGCGGCAACGAAGACGCGGAGCGCGAGGCGCGGGTGTCGCAGATGCTGGGTCAGGTGCCGGCAGGCCTGCGCAGCCCTGCGGAGCATATTTTGCCCTATCTGGTGAAGGGCGGGCCGCAATCCCCCGGCTATTTCGACGTGCTGGTCAATTCCCTGAACATCATGCAGGAAAGAATCACCCGTTCGCGGCTGGCGGGAGAGCCGCCGCATGTGATGATTGCACCGGAGGTCGCTTCCATCAACCTGCTCGAATTCGATCGCGCAAAGGAAACCATCGCCGCCGGTCGCGCCGCGGTCGAAAGGACCATCGGTGCGATCAGGGATATGCTGTCGTGCTGA